A window of Candidatus Alcyoniella australis genomic DNA:
GCTGCATTACAGCCTGGGGATCTACTCGATTGCCGGACGCCGGGCCGGGCTCGAGCTGGTTCGCTCGCCGCTGCTCTATGCGGCGATCGCCGGATCGCTGGCCGGGCTCTACCAGTGGCAGGCGCCGCAGTGGATCGGCGTGACGATCCAGACCCTGGGTCAGGCCACGATTCCGCTGCTGCTGATCATGCTCGGATTCCAGCTCTCGGCCACGCCGTTCACGATGTTCGGCAAAGGCGCGCTGATCGCGTTGGGCCGCAGCCTGGGCGGAGTGGCGATCGTCTGGCCGCTGGTTGTACTGCTGCGGCTCGACGGACCACTGGCCGCGGTGCTGGTGATCTCCTCGTCAATGCCGCCGGCGATCGTCAACTTCATGCTCGCCCGACGCTACAACGCGGCGCCGGAACTCAACGCTGGGGCAATCATGGTCGGCACCGGCCTGGCGCTGGTAATCAGCTCGCTGCTGCTGATCCACTTCGCCGTCTAGCTCGTATTATTCAACGATCCTCAGGTACGGGCGGTCCCTTGACCGCGTGGTCGTGGTGCCCGTCCTGGTCAAAGGCTTCAGCCTGCTCGTCGTCGTAGAACAGCACCGCCACGGCCTCGGAGTCGTCCTCGGAGTTGATCGCCATCAGCATGCCGTAATAGAGGAACCCCTCGTAGGTCTTGCTGTCGATCTCCACGCTCACGCCCTCGGCGCTGTTCTGGATCAACCAGGCCCAGTCCAGGGCCACCGACCACTGGCCGAGCACATCGTCGGTCGCGGGGTAGGCGCAGCGGTTCATCTGCTTCTCGCCGGTGAATTCGATGCTGACGTAGTCGCCGCCCTGGCACTCGATCTGGAACAGCCCGTCCTCGATCGTGCCCGAGACGAAGGTCCCGGAGTAGCTGATGGTCAACTGCGTGGGGCAGACCTCGGGTTCGGGGTCGATCAGCACGTAGCTCAGCTCGAACCCGACGTCGGTCACCTCGCCGCTTAGCGGCAGACCCGAGACCTCGCCCAGATCCTCATCCGCCGGCGGCATGTACCAGGCGGCCGCGCCGTAGCCCTGGTCGCCGAAACGATTGATTGTAAGAAAGTACAGCGGCTCCAGGTCGCCGGGCCACTGCATCTGGAGCAGGTACGGACCCACCGGATCGTCCGGATCCCAAGCCATGTCGTCGCATTTACCCAGATCGTTGTTAAAAGCCGACAGCGGCATGCGCCAGATCAACGAGCTCGCGGACACGACCTGCCCGGCATCTGAGTCGTAGAGCCCGGCAATGCAATCGACCTGCACCGCATCGTCCCCCGGCAGCAGGCTCGAGGGAATCTCGCTCCCATCGGGGCTGCCGCGCGCGGGCAGGCTCAACTCGACGTCCACCGTCTGCGCGTTGTCCTCGATCTCGAACTCGAAAATCGATTCTTCGCCCGACCCGTCGACGGCCACGTTGCCGCGCGAATCATCCCAGTCCATGCCGCACGAGGCGTAGCGGATCAGCCCTGCCTTGGCCGGGGCAAACTCGATTCGGCCGCTGAGCTCAATGCTTCCGCCCGGCGACGCGCTGTTTGCTGGATTGATTTGCAGGCTGCTTAGGTCGGGCTGCAGCGACTCGTCGCCGCCCCACAGCGTTGAGACGCCCGGCCGCGAGGGACTGGAGGTCACCTTCCAGTCGGTGTCTCCCTGGCTGTCCTGCTCGCGGGAAAAGACCGCCGTCGAGTTGGCCTGGATCTGCGCGTAGAGCACCAGATCGAGCTGTTCTTCATCCATCTGCGCCTGGTAGAGCACGTCGATCTGCGCCTGCGCCGCGTCGCCGTCGATCGTTACCACGGTCTGAAGCGTATAGCTGGTAACCGTCAACTCCGAGTCCTCGATATTCTCGTAGGCCTCGGCATGCAGGCCCGCACGATCCAGGCCCGCGTAATTGTAGTGCTGCGAGATGTGCGGCCAGACCAGCTCGTCGTAGGCCTCGTTGGTCTGCAAGGAATAGCCCTGGATCATCTCGGCCACGATCTGCTCGATGCGCGCTGCATCGTCGTCGTCGTCGTCGTCGTCGTCGTCCGCCTCGCAGGCACCCAGCAGCAGCCCCAGGACCAAAAATCCCAGCAGCGCGAATATCGCCAGTAGTTTAAGCGTGCGTCTCATGGTTTTATCCTCTCTTCTTTCTCATACAAATCAAATCAGCTGCCGCCTTTAGCGTCAACTTGTTTACTGCGGCGAGCCGATCGAACTGGGGCCAGGCGACGCGCTGATCGGGCCATCGCGCCGGCTTAGAGTCGGCACAAAACTCGCGAACTACGATTGGTTTTAACCAACGACCAATCCCGCGTCGCGGCATGGGGTTTGGCGTTGAACAATGATGGTCGTGCTACGCGAGTTTTGCGGGCACCTCAAAGGTGCCCCAGGCGAGCCCTAGACACAAAGATTGTGGCGGCTTCAAGCCGCCGTTGTGTCAGCGCAAGGCCTTGATCTTGCTCCCCAGGCCCCAGACGCCGCTGTGCAGCCACCAGATCGCCGCGCACAGCACGAACAGTCCGTTGTCGCGCAGCACGGTGAGTATGGTGATGTTCGAGCCCGAGCCGTCCTGGGTGAAGCAGCCGCAGTCGATGTCCAGGCCGATGATCCGCGCGCGGGTCACGCCGACGGCAAACGAGAGGCTCATCAGGCTGACAAGCAGCGCGCTGGGTCGCACAAAGATCCCGAGAATCAGCGCCACACCGATCAGCAATTCGCACGGCGGCAGGCACAGGGCGAACAGGTTGTTCAGCGCATAGGGTAAAAAGGCGTAGTTGGCCACGGACTGACTGAACAGCTCGGGGTTGGCGATCTTGTCCAACGAGGCGTAGACGAACACCGCGCCGACGAAGATCCGCGCCAGGGCCAGCAGCCGATCGACGATCGCGCGGCCGCTCATGGCTCGCCCCAGGCGCCGCCGGAATCTGATGGCGGAAACAGCTCGTTCACATCGAGTTGCTGTTCTTGCGGCTGCTCGCCGCTGCCCAATGTCGGGTAGCCCGCGGCACTCCACTCGGGCCAGCCGCCAAAGAACACGCCGATGCCCGAGTAGCCCATATCGACCAGGCGTTCGGCCAGCAGGTCGCTGGAGTGGCAGTCGACGCCGGAGCAGTAGGTCACCAGCCGGATTCCGGGCAAGGCCTGCTCCAAAATTCGATCGATGTGCTCCGGATCAAGGGTATCCACGTTCAACGCGCCGCTGATGTGACCGGCGTCGTATTCTTCCCGGCTGCGCGAGTCCAGGAACAGCGCCTCAGCTGTATCGAACAGCTCCTTGGCCTGTTCCAGGTCGATCGGGTTGGTGGCCGACGGGGCCGTGCGCTCGTAGATCCAGGGGATGCGGTCGGACCGCAACGCGTTGCTCCCCAGGCCGATGGCGGCCGCAAGGGCGACGATCAATGCGGCGATGACAAGCGTACGCAACGACAATGGGCCATCGGAATAGCTCTGTTTATTGCCGTTCGATGTATTGCCCATCTTACATTCTCTCATTGGTTGATCGGGCTACACTTTTCCAGCCGGTCGACCGCTGAGGGTAGCACAACAGGCCCTTTGCATGAAGACGACGGCTGACAACACACCGGCCCGAAGCTGGATTGACATGGTAAACGCTCAGCGAGTAGTATCTTGCGATCTTTCGGGCAAACGGAGGCATTATGAAGGAAAAGGTACAATCGGTAATCGAACGCATCCGCCCATTCCTGCAGCGTGACGGCGGGGATATCGAGCTGGTGGACGTCGACGAGCAGGGCGTGGTTTCGGTCCGGCTCAGAGGCGCGTGCCACGGCTGTCCCGGCGCGCAGATGACGCTGAAGATGGGTGTTGAACGCACTTTAAAAGAAGAAATTCCCGAGGTTAAAGAGGTCGTGGCCGTCAACTGATTTCGTTGCCGACCGTTTCTTGTTTTAGTCGAAAAGAGGAGTTGCTCGATGGCCTATAAAATCACCAGTGAATGTATCGCCTGTGGCTCGTGCATCGAGGAATGCGCTGCGGACGCCATCTCCGAGGGTGACATCTATACGATCGACCTTGAGAAGTGCACCGACTGCGGCGCCTGCGCCGATGTCTGCCCGGTAGACGCCTGCGTTCCCGCCGAGTAATCCAAGCTTAACGTTCTGTTGCGAAATAAATCCGTTACGCCGCCGGCAATCGACCGGAGGGGCGTAGCGGTTTATCTGCGTCCAAGGATCGCCTGCTAATGAAAAAATTCGTCCTGGCCAGCGCCTCGCCCCGCCGCAAAGAACTGCTGGGATCGCTGGGGCTGGATTTCATCATCGACCCGGCGCACGTTGACGAGAGCGCCCTGCCCGGCGAGGGGCCCGAGAAGCACACCCTGCGGCTGGCCCAGACCAAGGCCCGCACCGTTGCCGCCCGGCATCCGGGTTTTTGGGTGCTCGGCGCGGACACCGCGGTGGTGATCGACGAACTGATTTTGGGCAAGCCGCGCGACGTCGAGGACGCCGTGGCCATGCTGCTGCTGATCCAGGGGCGCAGCCACACGGTTGTCAGCGCCTTCGCCTTTTGCGGCGGGCCGCACGACGCGTGCGAGTCCGCGGCGGTCGCCTCGCAGGTCGAACTGCGATCCTTGACGCCCGCTCAAGCACGGTGGTATGTCTCCACCGGCGAGCCGATGGACAAGGCCGGCGCCTACGCGATCCAGGGCATCGGCGCCTGCTTGGTGCGCAGTGTGCGTGGATCATACACCAACGTGGTCGGCCTGCCCTTGGCCGAAACGATCGACGTTGCCGCGCGTCTGGAGATCCTCGATTTGGAGGAACTTAGATGAATAAAATCGCAATCACCCTCGAGCAGGTCAAAGAACGCATCGCCAAGGCCGCGCACGCGGCGGGCCGCGATCCCGATACGGTGCGGCTGGTGGCGGTAAGCAAAACCATGCCGCTGGAGATGATCGAGCAGGCGCTTGAGGCCGGACAGCGCGACTTCGGCGAGAACTACATCCAAGAGGCGGTAAACAAAGTCGACACGCTCAGCGGTAGGGACATCTGCTGGCATTTCATCGGCCATCTGCAACGCAACAAGGCCAAATTCGTGCCCGGCCGTTTTAAGTTGATGCACTCAGTGGATAGTCTGCGCCTGGCAGAGGCGTTGAACAGGCGCGCCGGTGCCGAAGGGCTCGTGCAGCAGGTGCTGGTGCAGGTCAACATCTCCGACGAACAGAGCAAGTCGGGAATCGACTCCGCAGGGCTGCGCGAATTGCTCATTGCGATCTCCGAGCTGGGCAACGTCAAGGTGCTGGGACTGATGACCATGCCGCCGTTTCTGCCCAACGAGCAGGCGCGGCCCTACTTCCGCGAGCTAATAAAGCTGCGCGAGCAGGTCGCACCGCACGTTCCGGCCAACGTCAGCCTGGACGAGCTGAGCATGGGCATGACCGGCGATCTGGAGGCGGCGATCGAGTTCGGCGCTACAATCGTCCGCGTGGGAACGGCGATCTTCGGCGCGAGGCAAGGCTCCTCGTGCGCAATTGGGGAAACGGACTGATGTTCACAGGGCATTCGATCGGCATTATCGGTGCGGGCAATATGGGCGAGATCCTGATCAAGGGAATTCTGCGCGGCGAGCTGCTGCCCGCCGAGCGGATCATCGCCTCAGACTTGGGAGCCGACAAGCTGGCGGGGATCGCAAAAAACTACGGAGTGCGCACCACCGCGGACAACCGCGAATTGGTGCGCGAGACCTCGATCGTGTTGCTGGCGGTCAAGCCGCAGAACGTGACCCATGTGCTCAAAGGGATCGGCGACGAGCTCGACTCGAATCATTTACTGATCTCGATCGCCGCCGGAGTCTCGACCGGCACGCTGCACAAGCTGGCGGGCAACGGCTCGCGCCTGGTGCGGGTAATGCCCAACGCGCCGGCAATGGTCGGCGAGGGGATGTCGGTGCTCTGCCCGGCGCAAAACGTGGGCGAGGACGACCTAGCGCTGGCCCGCGAGATCTTCGACTCCATCGGACGCAGCGTGGTGTTGCACGACGAGAGCCTGATGGACGTGGTCACCGGACTCTCCGGCTCGGGACCTGCGTTCATCTTCATGATGATCGAGGCGCTCTCCGACGCCGGTGTGCAACTGGGCCTCTCGCGCAAGGTCAGTAATCTGCTCTCGGCTCAGACAGTGCTCGGCGCGGCTAAAATGTTCATCGACACCGGCCGCCACGCCGGATACCTCAAGGACCTGGTGGCCACGCCCGGCGGCACGACCTTCGCCGGACTCAAGGAACTCGAGCGCGGCAACTTCCGCTCGACGATGATGGAGGCTGTGGAGGCCGCCACGCGGCGCAGCCGCGAGTTGGGCTTGCTGCGCGAGCAGGAGCAGGAGGACTAAGCGGGTTTTGATAATCAGGCTGCTGATCGCGCTGATTAACCTCTACGTGCTGGTGATCGTGGCCCAGGCGTTGCTCAGTTGGTTCATCCGCGATCCGCGACACCCGCTGATGCAGACCCTGCGGCGCTTGACCGAGCCGCTGTACGGACCGATCCGCCGCACGCTGCGCCTCGAAGGCTTAAGCATCGATCCCACGCCGCTGATTTTGATTGTCCTGCTGATGATCGTGCAGGCGATGCTCGAGGGTCTGCTACGCTGATTTCCACTCCACGCGATAGCGCACAGTGTAGTTCGCCAGCGCCTGCTTAATCTTGCTCTCCACCGCCTGCTCGGGCTCGTCGGCCGCGACAACGCGGATCGTCGCCAGCATGCCGTGGATCTTGTCTTCGCCGACCTCGACCTTGCAGCTTTGGACCATCTCGCCCAGAGCCCCGAGTTCGCGCTGGTACACGCGGCGCACCGCATCCCAACGCAGCGCGGGCTTGAACAGCTTGCCCACCGCGGTCTTGGGCAGACTTTCGAGCACCACGATCTCCTTGGGCACGGCCGCACGCTCGCCGATCAGCTCGCCGGCGCGCTTCATCAGCTCATCGCTGGTCAGCGCGACGCCCTGCTCGGGCTCGACGTAGGCCACGGGCACCTCGCCGGCATAGGGGTCGGGACGGCCGATGGCCGCCACCAGCGAGACGCCGGGGATTTTGGCCAGGGCGTTCTCGATCA
This region includes:
- a CDS encoding YggS family pyridoxal phosphate-dependent enzyme; amino-acid sequence: MNKIAITLEQVKERIAKAAHAAGRDPDTVRLVAVSKTMPLEMIEQALEAGQRDFGENYIQEAVNKVDTLSGRDICWHFIGHLQRNKAKFVPGRFKLMHSVDSLRLAEALNRRAGAEGLVQQVLVQVNISDEQSKSGIDSAGLRELLIAISELGNVKVLGLMTMPPFLPNEQARPYFRELIKLREQVAPHVPANVSLDELSMGMTGDLEAAIEFGATIVRVGTAIFGARQGSSCAIGETD
- a CDS encoding 4Fe-4S binding protein, with amino-acid sequence MAYKITSECIACGSCIEECAADAISEGDIYTIDLEKCTDCGACADVCPVDACVPAE
- a CDS encoding rhodanese-like domain-containing protein, whose protein sequence is MGNTSNGNKQSYSDGPLSLRTLVIAALIVALAAAIGLGSNALRSDRIPWIYERTAPSATNPIDLEQAKELFDTAEALFLDSRSREEYDAGHISGALNVDTLDPEHIDRILEQALPGIRLVTYCSGVDCHSSDLLAERLVDMGYSGIGVFFGGWPEWSAAGYPTLGSGEQPQEQQLDVNELFPPSDSGGAWGEP
- a CDS encoding MauE/DoxX family redox-associated membrane protein, with the translated sequence MSGRAIVDRLLALARIFVGAVFVYASLDKIANPELFSQSVANYAFLPYALNNLFALCLPPCELLIGVALILGIFVRPSALLVSLMSLSFAVGVTRARIIGLDIDCGCFTQDGSGSNITILTVLRDNGLFVLCAAIWWLHSGVWGLGSKIKALR
- the proC gene encoding pyrroline-5-carboxylate reductase — protein: MFTGHSIGIIGAGNMGEILIKGILRGELLPAERIIASDLGADKLAGIAKNYGVRTTADNRELVRETSIVLLAVKPQNVTHVLKGIGDELDSNHLLISIAAGVSTGTLHKLAGNGSRLVRVMPNAPAMVGEGMSVLCPAQNVGEDDLALAREIFDSIGRSVVLHDESLMDVVTGLSGSGPAFIFMMIEALSDAGVQLGLSRKVSNLLSAQTVLGAAKMFIDTGRHAGYLKDLVATPGGTTFAGLKELERGNFRSTMMEAVEAATRRSRELGLLREQEQED
- a CDS encoding YggT family protein produces the protein MIIRLLIALINLYVLVIVAQALLSWFIRDPRHPLMQTLRRLTEPLYGPIRRTLRLEGLSIDPTPLILIVLLMIVQAMLEGLLR
- a CDS encoding NifU family protein, whose amino-acid sequence is MKEKVQSVIERIRPFLQRDGGDIELVDVDEQGVVSVRLRGACHGCPGAQMTLKMGVERTLKEEIPEVKEVVAVN
- a CDS encoding AEC family transporter, whose product is LVAGIFGGMIVLQVLIYLWTIQALGRPEMRGGVLSAAFGNTGAINLPLSYLAFGDEGLRVAVLVMVVTAVLHYSLGIYSIAGRRAGLELVRSPLLYAAIAGSLAGLYQWQAPQWIGVTIQTLGQATIPLLLIMLGFQLSATPFTMFGKGALIALGRSLGGVAIVWPLVVLLRLDGPLAAVLVISSSMPPAIVNFMLARRYNAAPELNAGAIMVGTGLALVISSLLLIHFAV
- a CDS encoding Maf family protein, translating into MKKFVLASASPRRKELLGSLGLDFIIDPAHVDESALPGEGPEKHTLRLAQTKARTVAARHPGFWVLGADTAVVIDELILGKPRDVEDAVAMLLLIQGRSHTVVSAFAFCGGPHDACESAAVASQVELRSLTPAQARWYVSTGEPMDKAGAYAIQGIGACLVRSVRGSYTNVVGLPLAETIDVAARLEILDLEELR